A stretch of Dermochelys coriacea isolate rDerCor1 chromosome 6, rDerCor1.pri.v4, whole genome shotgun sequence DNA encodes these proteins:
- the LOC119857006 gene encoding serine protease 53-like — protein MESLSLRQLLLIGICLQQGAAATGPVCGQQRIFSRIIGGINALRGEWPWQASLQLRGEHTCGGTLIGDKWVLSAAHCFIGKDTTKDSSSWKVVLGRLQLSGGSLPGVVRNVSEIITHEKYKDFTKGLDIALLRLSEPVPFSRDVAPICLPYANHQFAFGSQCWATGWGRVKEDMTLPPPKPLKKVGLDLLSAETCNCIHNNLRQKELASPAGPGLICAGYQSGGVGPCQGDSGGPVACSENGTWFQAGILSFSVGCARPHSPILLTEVTAYTNWIQNQTGGASFAVQTAPPPFSSDHGKCRGCGKLNGSELSVTARGPWPWYVSLQYGGKHICGGALISESSVLAAAHCFIGRQNPTAWKVLLGEWREGEEPRWQEERGLQKLILHAAYVNVNTGFDIALLTLAKPVVFGENIWAVCVPYKTHQFQLGSTCWVKGRENDRAPPPQPLQGMEVDLMGPVACNCAYNQSGSAGEAVSILPNMLCAAQQEKSTSCEGDDGGPLICNEKGTWYLTGLSSFRNGCGRKSQPGVYTEVSAYEEWILDITRDGYFAKQTMPVPEVLEEDRCPMKPTPSSGGEGEKPVPTTGGTTHGEGESLST, from the exons GACCAGTTTGTGGCCAGCAGAGAATCTTTAGCCGGATCATCGGTGGGATCAATGCCCTGAGAGGGGAATGGCCCTGGCAGGCCAGCCTGCAGCTCCGCGGGGAGCACACGTGTGGAGGGACCCTGATTGGTGACAAATGGGTTCTTTCAGCTGCTCACTGCTTCATTGG GAAGGACACGACCAAGGACTCATCCTCCTGGAAGGTGGTACTGGGGCGTCTGCAGCTGAGTGGCGGCTCGCTGCCAGGCGTAGTGCGGAACGTCTCCGAGATCATCACCCACGAGAAGTACAAAGACTTCACTAAGGGCTTGGACATAGCCCTGCTGAGATTGTCTGAGCCTGTCCCTTTCAGCCGTGATGTGGCCCCCATCTGCTTGCCTTATGCCAACCACCAATTCGCCTTTGGGTCCCAGTGCTGGGCCACCGGCTGGGGCAGGGTGAAGGAGGACA TgaccctcccacctcccaagCCTCTCAAGAAGGTGGGGCTGGACTTGCTCAGTGCAGAGACCTGCAACTGCATCCACAATAATCTGCGCCAGAAGGAGCTCGCCAGCCCCGCTGGGCCAGGGCTGATCTGTGCTGGGTATCAGAGTGGGGGCGTGGGGCCATGCCAG GGTGATTCCGGGGGGCCAGTGGCCTGCTCTGAGAACGGGACGTGGTTCCAGGCCGGGATCCTGAGCTTCTCAGTGGGCTGTGCCCGGCCCCACAGCCCCATCCTGCTGACCGAGGTCACTGCCTACACCAACTGGATCCAGAACCAGACAGGGGGAGCCTCCTTCGCTGTCCAGACTGCGCCGCCCCCCTTCAGCAGTGACCATGGAAAATGCAGAG GTTGTGGGAAGCTGAACGGATCTGAGCTGAGTGTCACTGCCAGGGGGCCTTGGCCCTGGTACGTGAGCCTACAATATGGGGGGAAGCACATCTGCGGGGGAGCACTGATCTCTGAGAGCTCGGTGCTGGCGGCCGCTCACTGCTTCATCGG GCGGCAAAACCCCACAGCCTGGAAGGTGCTCCTGGGTGAAtggcgggagggggaagagccACGCTGGCAAGAAGAGAGGGGCCTTCAGAAGCTCATCCTCCACGCAGCCTACGTGAATGTGAACACAGGATTTGACATCGCGCTGCTGACACTCGCCAAGCCAGTGGTGTTTGGGGAGAACATCTGGGCTGTCTGCGTCCCCTACAAGACACACCAATTTCAGCTCGGCAGCACCTGCTGGGTCAAGGGACGGGAGAATG ATCGGGCACCCCCACCGCAACCGCTACAGGGCATGGAGGTGGATCTCATGGGACCTGTCGCCTGTAACTGCGCCTACAACCAGTCCGGCTCTGCTGGTGAGGCAGTGTCCATCCTCCCAaacatgctttgtgctgctcaaCAGGAGAAGAGCACCAGCTGTGAG GGCGATGATGGGGGCCCTCTGATTTGCAATGAGAAGGGCACCTGGTACCTGACTGGCCTCTCCAGCTTTCGCAATGGCTGCGGGAGGAAGAGCCAGCCCGGGGTGTACACAGAAGTTAGCGCATACGAGGAATGGATCTTGGACATCACTCGGGATGGTTACTTTGCCAAGCAGACCATGCCAGTTCCAGAGGTCCTAGAAGAGGACAGATGCCCAATGAAGCCAACTCCAA GTTCCggtggagagggggaaaagcCAGTGCCAACTACTGGTGGTACCACACATGGGGAAGGTGAGTCCCTAAGCACCTGA